In Leishmania major strain Friedlin complete genome, chromosome 26, a genomic segment contains:
- the TDPX gene encoding type II (glutathione peroxidase-like) tryparedoxin peroxidase: MLRLPPFPRAAAAAQASSIYDFKVNGSDHQPYDLGQHKGHPLLIYNVASKCGFTKGGYETATALYNKYKHLGFMVLAFPCNQFAGQEPGTEEEVKSFACTRFKAEFPIMEKVCVNGEHEHPLYHYLKNTCKGILGTTLVKWNFTAFLVDKDGHAVCRFAPGATVSEIEKKLLPLLQAAASSKI, encoded by the coding sequence ATGCTGCGCTTGCCACCTTTtccccgcgccgccgctgcggcacaggCGTCTTCTATCTACGACTTCAAGGTCAATGGCAGCGACCACCAGCCATACGACCTTGGCCAGCACAAGGGGCACCCGCTTCTCATCTACAACGTAGCCAGCAAGTGCGGCTTCACCAAGGGCGGCTACGAGACAGCCACGGCGCTATACAACAAGTACAAGCATCTCGGCTTCATGGTACTGGCGTTCCCGTGCAACCAGTTCGCCGGTCAGGAGCCTggaacggaggaggaggtgaaaaGTTTCGCCTGCACGCGTTTCAAGGCTGAGTTCCCTATTATGGAGAAGGTCTGTGTCAACGGCGAGCACGAGCACCCGCTGTATCACTACTTGAAGAACACGTGCAAGGGTATTCTCGGCACGACGCTTGTGAAGTGGAACTTCACGGCGTTCCTGGTGGACAAGGACGGCCATGCCGTGTGCCGCTTCGCTCCCGGTGCGACGGTGTCCGAAATCGAGAAGAAGTTGCTGCCGCTACTGCAGGCTGCGGCCTCGTCAAAGATCTGA
- a CDS encoding putative aspartate--ammonia ligase translates to MSSDPQAYIDLQTRILRVKTIFAEELANALNLIQVEGPILARVGDGTQDNLSGVEKAVQVHVKEIPGENYEVVHSLAKWKRMTLGNHKFPVGRGIFTNMHALRVEETLDSIHSVYVDQWDWERVIAPADRCLEYLQATVRSLYEVLRETERRLCTEFPDIAPILPDSITFVHAEQLLKRYPELDPKSRELEAVKQFGAVFLIGIGCKLSHGDHHDARAPDYDDWSSPVSVDSSKIGFPTADDEKPSVNTIMSLQGLNGDILVYNPVLNDALELSSMGIRVDQEALRRQLEITGTSDRLKCRWHQCVLNGDLPQTIGGGIGQSRTVMFMLRKRHIGEVQCSVWPYEVTTQYSLL, encoded by the coding sequence ATGTCGTCCGATCCGCAGGCGTACATTGATCTCCAGACCCGCATTTTGAGGGTGAAAACGATCTTCGCCGAGGAGCTCGCCAATGCCTTGAACCTGATCCAGGTGGAGGGCCCCATACTCGCGCGCGTCGGCGATGGCACACAGGACAACCTCTCGGGTGTGGAGaaggcggtgcaggtgcacgTGAAAGAGATCCCGGGGGAGAATTACGAGGTAGTGCACTCGCTTGCCAAGTGGAAGCGCATGACCCTCGGCAATCACAAGTTCCCCGTTGGCAGGGGCATCTTTACCAACATGCACGCCCTGCGTGTCGAAGAAACCCTGGATAGTATCCACTCCGTCTACGTCGACCAGTGGGACTGGGAGCGCGTGATAGCGCCGGCGGACCGCTGCCTCGAGTACCTGCAGGCCACCGTTCGCTCTCTctacgaggtgctgcgcgagacgGAGAGGCGCTTGTGCACCGAGTTCCCGGACATTGCCCCGATTCTGCCGGATTCGATCACGTTCGTGCacgccgagcagctgctgaagcgctACCCGGAGCTGGACCCCAAGTCGCGCGAGCTGGAAGCCGTCAAGCAGTTCGGAGCGGTGTTCCTGATCGGCATCGGGTGCAAGCTGAGCCACGGCGACCACCATGACGCGCGTGCTCCGGACTACGATGACTGGTCGTCGCCGGTGTCCGTCGACTCCTCCAAGATCGGCTTTCCGACTGCCGACGACGAGAAGCCCTCGGTGAATACTATCATGTCCTTGCAGGGCCTTAACGGCGACATCCTGGTGTACAACCCGGTTCTCAATGATGCGCTCGAACTGAGCAGCATGGGCATCCGTGTTGAccaggaggcgctgcgccgccagctggaGATCACCGGCACCAGCGACCGCCTCAAGTGCAGGTGGCATCAGTGCGTGCTGAACGGAGACCTACCTCAAACCATCGGCGGCGGTATCGGCCAGAGCCGCACAGTTATGTTCATGCTCCGAAAGAGGCACATCGGCGaggtgcagtgcagcgtgTGGCCCTACGAGGTCACGACGCAGTACTCCTTATTGTAA
- the TDPX gene encoding type II (glutathione peroxidase-like) tryparedoxin peroxidase: MSIYDFKVNGSDHQPYDLGQHKGHPLLIYNVASKCGFTKGGYETATALYNKYKHLGFMVLAFPCNQFAGQEPGTEEEVKSFACTRFKAEFPIMEKVCVNGEHEHPLYHYLKNTCKGILGTTLVKWNFTAFLVDKDGHAVCRFAPGATVSEIEKKLLPLLQADSGDAKVLPSTQS; this comes from the coding sequence ATGTCTATCTACGACTTCAAGGTCAATGGCAGCGACCACCAGCCATACGACCTTGGCCAGCACAAGGGGCACCCGCTTCTCATCTACAACGTAGCCAGCAAGTGCGGCTTCACCAAGGGCGGCTACGAGACAGCCACGGCGCTATACAACAAGTACAAGCATCTCGGCTTCATGGTACTGGCGTTCCCGTGCAACCAGTTCGCCGGTCAGGAGCCTggaacggaggaggaggtgaaaaGTTTCGCCTGCACGCGTTTCAAGGCTGAGTTCCCTATTATGGAGAAGGTCTGTGTCAACGGCGAGCACGAGCACCCGCTGTATCACTACTTGAAGAACACGTGCAAGGGTATTCTCGGCACGACGCTTGTGAAGTGGAACTTCACGGCGTTCCTGGTGGACAAGGACGGCCATGCCGTGTGCCGCTTCGCTCCCGGTGCGACGGTGTCCGAAATCGAGAAGAAGTTGCTGCCGCTACTGCAGGCCGACAGTGGCGATGCAAAGGTGTTGCCAAGCACTCAATCGTGA
- the TDPX gene encoding type II (glutathione peroxidase-like) tryparedoxin peroxidase, whose translation MLRLPPFPRAAAAAQASSIYDFKVNGSDHQPYDLGQHKGHPLLIYNVASKCGFTKGGYETATALYNKYKHLGFMVLAFPCNQFAGQEPGTEEEVKSFACTRFKAEFPIMEKVCVNGEHEHPLYHYLKNTCKGILGTTLVKWNFTAFLVDKDGHAVCRFAPGATVSEIEKKLLPLLQADSGDAKVLPSTQS comes from the coding sequence ATGCTGCGCTTGCCACCTTTtccccgcgccgccgctgcggcacaggCGTCTTCTATCTACGACTTCAAGGTCAATGGCAGCGACCACCAGCCATACGACCTTGGCCAGCACAAGGGGCACCCGCTTCTCATCTACAACGTAGCCAGCAAGTGCGGCTTCACCAAGGGCGGCTACGAGACAGCCACGGCGCTATACAACAAGTACAAGCATCTCGGCTTCATGGTACTGGCGTTCCCGTGCAACCAGTTCGCCGGTCAGGAGCCTggaacggaggaggaggtgaaaaGTTTCGCCTGCACGCGTTTCAAGGCTGAGTTCCCTATTATGGAGAAGGTCTGTGTCAACGGCGAGCACGAGCACCCGCTGTATCACTACTTGAAGAACACGTGCAAGGGTATTCTCGGCACGACGCTTGTGAAGTGGAACTTCACGGCGTTCCTGGTGGACAAGGACGGCCATGCCGTGTGCCGCTTCGCTCCCGGTGCGACGGTGTCCGAAATCGAGAAGAAGTTGCTGCCGCTACTGCAGGCCGACAGTGGCGATGCAAAGGTGTTGCCAAGCACTCAATCGTGA